In one window of Paraflavitalea soli DNA:
- a CDS encoding carboxymuconolactone decarboxylase family protein, which produces MNQFTVPTREEVSPANQVLFDNLKKAIGKTPNLYATMAYSQNALGTYLTLQNAKTSLRAKEKEVVNLVVSQINDCEYCLAAHTAIGKSNGFTDNQLLEIRTGAASFDPKLNALAALTKSFVQQQGKPDPVVVNNFFEAGYTKESLVDTIVLIGDKIITNYLHGVTKVPVDFPAAPIV; this is translated from the coding sequence ATGAACCAGTTTACAGTTCCCACCAGAGAAGAAGTATCACCCGCCAACCAGGTATTATTCGACAACCTGAAAAAGGCTATAGGAAAAACACCCAACTTGTATGCTACCATGGCTTATTCACAAAATGCCCTGGGCACCTACCTCACCTTACAAAATGCCAAAACCTCACTGAGAGCCAAAGAAAAAGAGGTGGTCAATCTGGTGGTGAGCCAGATCAATGATTGTGAATATTGCCTGGCTGCCCATACAGCCATTGGCAAATCAAATGGTTTTACAGATAACCAGCTATTGGAGATCCGGACAGGCGCTGCATCATTCGATCCTAAATTGAATGCGCTGGCAGCCCTTACCAAAAGCTTTGTTCAACAACAAGGCAAGCCTGATCCTGTTGTAGTAAACAACTTCTTTGAAGCAGGTTATACGAAGGAGAGTCTCGTGGATACCATCGTATTGATTGGTGATAAGATCATAACCAACTATCTCCACGGCGTTACAAAAGTGCCGGTAGATTTTCCGGCCGCTCCTATTGTTTAA
- a CDS encoding RES family NAD+ phosphorylase, whose product MIVYRIAKTKFARDLTGEGAKLHGGRWNHKLTPCIYTSESRALAVLEYTVNINIDDVPRALSITTYEIPDYEILRIITANLPGDWRSAPAPSSTKDFGTRLLKNDASVIRVPSTIIPDEFNYILNPVFAGSTNFDIVAVQDFIYDVRIKQ is encoded by the coding sequence ATGATCGTTTACCGGATCGCAAAAACTAAGTTTGCCAGAGACCTGACAGGTGAAGGCGCCAAGTTGCACGGAGGGCGCTGGAATCATAAACTTACTCCCTGTATTTATACTTCTGAAAGCCGTGCCCTGGCTGTGCTGGAGTATACGGTCAATATCAATATCGATGATGTGCCCCGGGCGCTTAGTATCACTACGTATGAGATACCCGATTATGAAATTTTACGCATTATAACAGCCAACCTGCCAGGAGACTGGAGATCGGCGCCGGCACCTTCCTCCACCAAAGATTTTGGTACCCGCCTGTTGAAAAATGATGCCTCGGTCATCAGGGTGCCTTCCACTATCATTCCCGATGAATTTAACTATATACTCAACCCTGTTTTTGCCGGAAGCACCAACTTCGATATCGTGGCAGTACAGGATTTTATTTACGATGTTCGTATTAAACAATAG
- the parS gene encoding type II RES/Xre toxin-antitoxin system antitoxin, which translates to MAKGTKSTRQGPKASPQKSSRKIKAKPYSTEAPPQYELKEEAVSYGNKVGGKMLIDNNSKYIPMHSGPVILSDAANKPESQMTPLEKVGIVRDGISKKDLESLKEKTTLDYDKLALALAVTRATLINKKGTEKFNAPLSERILDLASLYSYGYEVFEDEARFNQWMFRPNKALGGQAPYDLMDSQFGREEVRDIIGRIDYGVYS; encoded by the coding sequence ATGGCTAAAGGTACTAAATCTACCAGGCAGGGCCCGAAGGCTTCTCCCCAAAAAAGCTCCAGAAAGATCAAGGCGAAGCCTTATTCTACAGAGGCTCCTCCCCAATATGAATTGAAAGAAGAGGCGGTATCTTATGGTAATAAAGTGGGAGGGAAAATGCTTATCGATAATAATAGTAAATACATACCTATGCATAGCGGTCCTGTCATTCTTTCCGATGCTGCTAATAAGCCCGAAAGCCAAATGACACCTCTTGAAAAAGTGGGTATAGTTCGCGATGGCATCAGCAAAAAAGATCTTGAGAGCCTGAAAGAAAAAACTACCCTCGATTACGATAAGCTTGCTTTGGCATTGGCTGTTACAAGAGCCACCCTTATCAATAAAAAGGGTACAGAAAAATTCAATGCACCTCTCAGCGAGCGTATTCTTGATCTTGCCAGTCTTTATTCTTACGGATATGAGGTTTTTGAAGATGAAGCCCGCTTCAATCAATGGATGTTCCGCCCCAATAAAGCATTGGGGGGCCAGGCACCTTATGATCTAATGGATAGCCAGTTTGGCAGGGAAGAGGTGCGGGATATCATTGGAAGAATTGATTACGGCGTTTATTCATAG
- a CDS encoding choice-of-anchor I family protein yields MRRSLLIITCFLLGVIGRVSAQSLVHYWNFNAFDTEANHVAPAYTAGGASLAYIAGGSSANDYQNGTGQNFNVQNLNARNGDASGNHLRINNPIGATLIFSLPTTGFQDVVLKYATRRSGSGAGTQEIAYTVDGTNYTLFTTVAPNNGDPTLQTFDFSAIPAADNNPHFKVRVTFLLGSGGEVGNNRFDNVTLEGSPAGADVLPPSVNFTPANGAIDLPVTAAPAITFNEDVRNIDNSSITSANAAQLVVFKLNNESGADVPFTASFAANTITLTPAAALANNQQYYVALKAGVVEDLSNNAVSAVQSVSFTTIVTQTIFSPGDLLFVGYQMNAVPNDDRIAFVTLVNILPGTRINFTDAKYTTNMPAQCAGGIVWTAPAGGVAARTVVTINNDAGTANIGTVTGSTFGLSANGDQVIVYTGTPAAPQFITALSSNAWLASNTSCSGSFSMLPAGLTDGANAINLSTAPGNTAGNTVNAYYTGTLTGTAAAVKALIANPANWSGTASGTPAQAWPNWNTPGNPGGSNTTITFNSAVLSVSEAAGTATVQIKLANPATASVDLVVKGAPFSTAGASDFTLSTQTLHFTADSNAAQTITIPINDDAANEQDEYFILSLENPTGLSITGNQFMTVYIRDNDRKAPVPTKQIELSYLGSYDPSGSSNASTEIVAYDSASKRLFVISALQNRLDIADFSDPAAIKPITSVDMTPYGGITSVAVRNGLVVAAAPNVVKQQNGSVVFFNTDGLFQKQVTVGALPDMVTFTPDGKTVMVANEGEPNDTYTMDPEGSISIIDISGGIGALTQNQVTTLDFTAFNAQTAALLAAGVRRGNPATTLSQNFEPEYITITPDSKKAWVILQEANAFAVVDIAAKKITDIWPLGKKDHSLPGNGFDASDRGTDIHIANWPVKGLYMPDGIANYTVNGTTYIVGANEGDDREYSAFNERIRVNAATYKLDPVAFPNAKELKDDNNLGRLRVNTSSGDTDGDGDFDEIHLIGGRSFAIWNTTTKSVAFDSKDDFEQYLAKTPASEPIFNTDHESNSRKSRSTSKGPEPEGLVLAAIEGKQYAFVSLERQGGVMVYDITNPADVKFVDYKNPRSVATYGGDNGPEGIIHISNTASPDGKHYILVANEISGTISIYRLNNTAVISRYYQDVDKDGYGRPEGSRLSDKPISGWVLLGGDCADFDATIYPGAPELANGRDDNCNGQVDEGLPTQRYYLDVDKDGFGRNEDSKLSAIPLAGYVLVNGDCADFDATIYPGAPELANGRDDNCNGQVDEGLPMKWYYLDVDKDGFGRNENAKLSAIPLAGYVLLNGDCADFDATIYPGAPELANGRDDNCNGQADEGLPMVRYYQDVDKDGYGREAGSRLSAIPLAGYVILGGDCNDFDATVYPGAAEVKNGRDDNCDGRVDEQLITITQGADGRASKLTDESANTTGVLNVVITPMPSDYEFTVYLKDGAPLEKVIIRVYDQVGRLVEVRNNLTIGSRIHLGGNYAKGYYILEAVQGKNKQQVKLIRL; encoded by the coding sequence ATGAGAAGATCATTACTTATTATTACTTGCTTTCTCCTGGGTGTCATTGGTCGCGTAAGCGCCCAGTCACTCGTTCACTACTGGAACTTCAATGCCTTTGATACCGAGGCCAATCACGTGGCACCTGCTTATACAGCAGGCGGGGCCAGTCTGGCCTACATCGCTGGCGGCTCCAGTGCCAATGATTACCAGAACGGTACCGGGCAGAACTTCAACGTACAGAACCTCAATGCCCGCAATGGCGATGCGTCTGGCAACCACCTGCGCATCAACAATCCCATTGGCGCCACCCTTATTTTTTCATTGCCTACTACTGGTTTCCAGGATGTAGTGCTCAAATACGCCACCCGCCGCTCGGGTTCCGGCGCAGGCACACAGGAAATAGCCTATACTGTAGACGGCACCAACTATACCTTATTCACCACTGTTGCGCCCAACAATGGTGATCCAACCTTACAAACTTTTGACTTTAGCGCCATCCCCGCAGCTGATAATAACCCCCACTTCAAAGTGCGGGTTACCTTCCTGTTGGGCAGTGGAGGCGAAGTAGGTAATAACCGCTTCGACAATGTGACCCTTGAAGGTTCACCCGCCGGAGCCGATGTATTGCCACCTTCCGTTAACTTTACCCCGGCCAATGGCGCTATCGACCTGCCGGTGACTGCTGCGCCTGCCATCACCTTCAATGAAGACGTGCGCAACATTGATAACAGTTCCATCACCAGCGCCAATGCGGCCCAACTGGTGGTATTCAAACTCAATAATGAATCCGGCGCCGATGTGCCGTTTACTGCCAGCTTCGCTGCCAACACCATCACCCTTACACCGGCGGCAGCCTTGGCCAATAACCAGCAATATTATGTGGCGCTCAAAGCAGGTGTAGTAGAAGACCTGAGCAACAATGCCGTATCCGCTGTTCAATCAGTCAGCTTCACCACCATTGTCACACAAACCATCTTCAGCCCCGGTGACCTGCTCTTTGTAGGTTACCAGATGAACGCAGTACCTAATGATGACCGTATTGCTTTTGTAACCCTGGTAAACATCCTGCCTGGTACCAGGATCAACTTTACTGATGCCAAATACACCACCAATATGCCTGCCCAATGCGCAGGCGGTATTGTGTGGACAGCACCAGCCGGTGGGGTAGCAGCCCGCACGGTGGTTACCATTAATAACGATGCCGGTACGGCTAATATCGGTACCGTTACCGGCAGCACATTTGGCCTCAGCGCCAATGGCGATCAGGTGATCGTATATACTGGCACGCCTGCAGCACCCCAATTTATTACAGCCCTGAGCTCTAATGCCTGGTTAGCCAGCAATACCAGTTGCAGCGGAAGTTTCTCCATGCTGCCTGCTGGTCTTACAGATGGCGCCAATGCTATTAACTTAAGCACAGCGCCCGGAAATACCGCCGGTAATACGGTGAACGCTTATTACACAGGTACGCTTACCGGTACGGCCGCTGCGGTGAAGGCCTTGATCGCCAACCCGGCCAACTGGTCAGGCACGGCCTCCGGCACGCCTGCACAGGCATGGCCCAACTGGAACACGCCCGGCAATCCTGGTGGCAGCAACACCACTATCACATTCAACAGCGCCGTGCTCTCTGTATCTGAAGCAGCAGGTACTGCTACTGTACAAATAAAACTGGCCAATCCTGCTACCGCTTCAGTAGACCTGGTAGTAAAAGGTGCTCCTTTCAGCACGGCAGGCGCAAGCGACTTTACGCTGAGTACACAGACCCTGCACTTCACTGCCGACAGCAATGCTGCGCAAACCATCACCATACCGATCAATGACGATGCCGCCAATGAGCAGGACGAGTATTTCATCCTGAGCCTGGAAAATCCTACAGGTCTTTCCATCACCGGCAATCAGTTCATGACCGTATATATCAGGGACAATGACCGTAAAGCGCCTGTTCCTACGAAGCAAATAGAGTTGTCCTACCTGGGCAGCTATGATCCTTCCGGAAGCAGCAATGCCAGCACTGAGATCGTAGCCTATGATTCAGCTTCCAAAAGGCTCTTTGTTATCAGCGCCCTGCAGAACAGGCTCGACATTGCTGACTTCTCCGATCCTGCTGCGATCAAGCCCATTACTTCTGTGGACATGACGCCCTATGGTGGTATCACCAGCGTGGCAGTGCGCAATGGCCTCGTAGTGGCCGCAGCACCCAACGTTGTTAAACAACAGAACGGTTCTGTTGTCTTCTTCAATACTGATGGTTTATTCCAAAAACAGGTGACCGTAGGCGCCCTGCCTGATATGGTGACCTTTACACCCGATGGTAAAACTGTGATGGTGGCCAATGAAGGAGAACCCAATGATACCTATACAATGGATCCCGAAGGTTCCATCAGCATCATCGATATCTCCGGTGGCATAGGAGCACTTACACAAAACCAGGTGACCACGCTGGACTTTACCGCTTTCAATGCGCAGACAGCCGCCCTCCTGGCTGCTGGTGTACGCAGGGGAAATCCTGCCACTACACTGTCCCAGAATTTTGAACCGGAGTATATCACCATCACACCCGACTCCAAAAAAGCCTGGGTTATCCTGCAGGAAGCCAATGCTTTTGCTGTGGTGGACATCGCAGCTAAAAAGATCACTGATATATGGCCGCTCGGCAAAAAAGACCATAGCCTGCCCGGCAATGGTTTCGATGCTTCTGACAGGGGTACCGACATTCACATTGCCAACTGGCCCGTGAAAGGGTTGTATATGCCCGATGGTATTGCCAACTATACTGTCAATGGTACTACCTATATTGTAGGCGCCAATGAAGGGGATGATCGTGAATACAGCGCCTTCAACGAAAGGATAAGGGTGAATGCAGCCACTTATAAGCTGGACCCTGTGGCCTTCCCCAATGCCAAAGAACTCAAAGATGACAACAACCTGGGGCGTTTAAGGGTCAACACTTCTTCGGGTGATACTGATGGAGACGGTGACTTCGATGAAATACACCTCATCGGTGGCCGTTCCTTCGCCATCTGGAATACTACCACCAAATCAGTGGCTTTCGATAGCAAGGACGACTTTGAACAATACCTGGCTAAAACGCCGGCGAGTGAACCCATTTTCAATACCGATCATGAGAGCAATTCCCGCAAGAGCCGCAGTACTTCCAAAGGACCTGAACCTGAAGGGTTGGTGCTTGCAGCGATCGAAGGCAAACAATATGCTTTTGTAAGCCTCGAAAGGCAGGGCGGGGTAATGGTATACGATATCACCAATCCCGCTGATGTGAAATTCGTAGATTATAAAAACCCACGCAGCGTCGCTACTTACGGAGGTGACAATGGTCCTGAAGGAATCATTCATATCTCCAATACCGCCAGCCCCGATGGTAAACATTATATCCTCGTGGCCAATGAGATCAGCGGTACCATCAGCATATACCGTTTGAACAATACTGCGGTGATAAGCCGGTATTACCAGGATGTTGACAAGGACGGTTATGGCCGTCCCGAAGGCTCCAGGTTGTCTGATAAACCAATTTCTGGCTGGGTATTGCTGGGCGGTGATTGTGCCGACTTCGATGCTACTATTTATCCGGGTGCTCCTGAACTGGCCAATGGTCGTGATGACAACTGTAATGGTCAGGTAGACGAAGGTTTACCAACGCAACGGTATTACCTCGATGTAGATAAGGATGGCTTTGGACGGAATGAGGATTCTAAATTGTCAGCTATTCCATTGGCGGGTTATGTACTGGTGAATGGTGATTGTGCTGACTTTGATGCTACTATTTATCCTGGTGCTCCTGAACTGGCCAATGGTCGTGATGACAATTGTAACGGACAGGTTGATGAAGGCTTGCCCATGAAGTGGTACTACCTCGACGTGGATAAAGATGGTTTTGGACGCAATGAGAATGCTAAGCTCTCTGCCATTCCGTTGGCAGGTTATGTGCTGTTGAATGGCGATTGTGCCGACTTTGATGCTACTATTTATCCCGGTGCTCCTGAACTGGCCAATGGTCGTGATGACAACTGTAATGGCCAGGCAGATGAGGGCTTGCCCATGGTAAGGTATTACCAGGATGTAGACAAAGATGGTTATGGACGGGAAGCTGGTTCAAGGTTGTCTGCGATACCATTAGCAGGTTATGTAATATTGGGTGGAGATTGCAATGATTTTGATGCAACTGTATATCCGGGTGCTGCAGAAGTGAAGAATGGTCGCGATGACAATTGCGATGGCCGGGTAGATGAGCAACTCATTACTATTACGCAAGGTGCCGATGGACGCGCAAGCAAACTGACCGATGAAAGTGCCAATACAACAGGAGTACTGAATGTAGTGATAACACCCATGCCAAGTGATTACGAATTCACCGTGTACCTGAAGGATGGGGCACCGTTGGAAAAAGTGATTATCCGTGTATATGACCAGGTAGGAAGACTGGTAGAAGTGAGGAACAATCTTACTATCGGCAGCAGGATCCACCTCGGTGGCAACTATGCGAAAGGATACTATATACTGGAAGCCGTGCAGGGAAAGAACAAGCAGCAGGTCAAGCTCATCAGGCTCTAA
- a CDS encoding ABC transporter permease, producing the protein MLKSYFKIALRNLSRNKISSFINIAGLAAGMSVAILIGLWIADELSYNKSFDHYNRIAKVWQFVKFGDGDKSSYDVMPIPLAEELRTKYPDFARVSLSSQGQQVVLAAGNEQFSKLGNYVEPDFTEMMSLHMVAGTRGGLKDINAILLSRSLAASIFGKEDPLNKILTINNKQTVKVTGVYEDFPGNSDFKDILFLASWHLYVTTDNNAKRGAEDWDNNSFQIFAQLKPGAGFAAVSAKIKEARMKREDPPAYHPEFFLHPMSKWHLYSDFQNGVNVGGAIRFVWLFGIIGVFVLLLACINFMNLSTARSEKRAREVGIRKAIGSERKQLVLQFLSESMLVVLVSFLLSILLVQLILPFFNDVAGKQMQVLWTQPLFWLTLLGFSVLTGLIAGSYPAFYLSSFKPVKVLKGVFKAGRFATVPRKVLVVFQFSVSVILIIGTIIVFRQIQHARNRPVGYSRNGLIEVSINTADLRRNLAPLRDDLLQSGAVYDVAAASCSITTQDGGTTNFSWQGKKVGSSPLVMSNFVTYEYGKTLGWDIVQGRDFSRAFATDSAGIILNEAAVKLIGYKDPVGAFVRNNGNDYRIIGIVKDILRESPFSPVQPTFFRLGKGVSVLNIKLSPGMSTRDALAKITPIFKTYNPGSPFNYTFVDDQYAKKFGNEERIGKLSTFFAVLAIFISCLGLFGLASFVAEKRTKEIGVRKVLGASIFNVWKLLSKEFVVLVGISLLIAMPVAYYCMSNWLLNYEYRAPLSWWIFGVTGAGAIVLTVLTVSFQAIRAALMNPVKSLRSE; encoded by the coding sequence ATGCTTAAAAGCTATTTCAAAATCGCCTTGCGCAACCTGTCCCGCAATAAAATTTCTTCCTTTATCAATATTGCCGGCCTGGCTGCCGGTATGAGTGTGGCCATACTCATTGGCCTCTGGATAGCTGATGAGCTTTCCTATAATAAGTCTTTTGATCATTACAATCGTATTGCCAAGGTATGGCAGTTTGTAAAGTTTGGTGATGGTGATAAATCCTCCTACGATGTAATGCCCATTCCGCTGGCAGAAGAACTGCGCACCAAATACCCCGACTTTGCCCGCGTGAGCTTATCCTCCCAGGGCCAACAGGTGGTGCTGGCTGCGGGTAATGAACAGTTCTCCAAACTGGGCAATTATGTGGAACCCGATTTTACGGAAATGATGTCCCTGCACATGGTGGCTGGTACCCGTGGAGGTTTGAAGGATATCAATGCTATTTTGCTTTCCCGGTCACTGGCTGCAAGCATATTTGGCAAGGAAGATCCGCTCAATAAGATCCTTACTATCAACAATAAGCAAACCGTGAAGGTGACCGGAGTGTATGAAGATTTTCCGGGCAACAGTGACTTCAAGGATATTCTTTTCCTGGCTTCCTGGCACTTGTATGTAACCACCGACAACAATGCCAAAAGAGGAGCGGAAGATTGGGACAATAATTCTTTCCAGATTTTTGCACAACTGAAGCCAGGCGCCGGTTTTGCTGCTGTATCAGCTAAGATCAAAGAGGCGAGGATGAAAAGAGAAGATCCACCTGCCTACCATCCTGAGTTTTTCCTGCACCCCATGAGCAAATGGCATTTGTATTCCGATTTCCAGAATGGTGTGAATGTAGGTGGCGCCATCCGGTTTGTGTGGCTCTTCGGCATCATCGGTGTATTTGTGCTCCTGCTGGCCTGCATCAATTTTATGAACCTCAGCACAGCACGGTCGGAGAAAAGGGCTCGTGAAGTGGGCATCCGTAAGGCTATCGGATCAGAACGGAAGCAACTTGTGCTGCAATTCCTGAGCGAGTCTATGCTGGTAGTACTGGTGTCATTTCTATTGTCGATATTGCTGGTGCAGTTGATCCTGCCTTTCTTCAATGACGTAGCCGGCAAACAAATGCAGGTATTATGGACACAGCCTTTATTCTGGTTGACCCTCCTTGGGTTCAGTGTACTTACGGGCCTGATAGCCGGCAGCTACCCGGCATTTTATTTGTCTTCTTTTAAACCCGTAAAGGTGTTGAAAGGGGTATTCAAAGCAGGGCGTTTTGCCACGGTGCCACGGAAAGTATTGGTTGTTTTCCAGTTTTCAGTTTCCGTTATCCTCATCATTGGTACCATTATCGTATTTCGCCAGATACAACATGCCAGGAACAGACCAGTAGGCTATAGCCGCAACGGACTGATTGAAGTAAGCATCAATACAGCCGATCTGCGGAGAAACCTGGCGCCCTTGCGGGACGACCTGCTCCAATCAGGCGCTGTGTATGACGTGGCCGCTGCTTCCTGTTCTATTACCACGCAGGATGGCGGTACTACCAATTTTTCATGGCAAGGTAAGAAGGTTGGATCCTCTCCCTTGGTTATGTCCAATTTCGTTACCTATGAGTACGGTAAAACACTGGGGTGGGATATTGTGCAGGGAAGGGATTTCTCCAGGGCTTTTGCCACCGACTCGGCAGGTATCATCCTAAATGAAGCAGCCGTAAAACTCATTGGCTATAAAGATCCGGTGGGTGCCTTTGTCAGGAACAATGGTAACGATTACAGGATCATCGGCATCGTGAAAGACATTCTCCGTGAATCGCCTTTTTCACCGGTACAGCCTACGTTCTTTCGCCTCGGAAAAGGCGTGAGTGTCCTCAATATAAAACTGTCGCCCGGGATGAGCACCCGTGATGCATTGGCAAAAATTACTCCCATATTCAAAACCTACAATCCGGGCAGTCCTTTCAATTATACCTTTGTGGATGACCAATATGCCAAAAAGTTCGGCAACGAAGAACGTATTGGTAAGCTCTCCACCTTTTTTGCTGTGCTGGCTATATTTATCTCCTGCCTTGGTCTGTTTGGTCTGGCTTCTTTTGTTGCTGAAAAACGTACCAAGGAGATTGGCGTACGCAAGGTATTGGGCGCCTCCATCTTCAATGTATGGAAATTGCTCTCTAAAGAGTTTGTGGTATTGGTAGGCATTTCCCTGTTGATCGCCATGCCTGTTGCTTATTACTGTATGAGCAATTGGCTGCTTAATTATGAATACCGTGCCCCCCTTTCCTGGTGGATCTTTGGGGTTACCGGTGCAGGCGCCATCGTGCTCACTGTGCTCACCGTGAGCTTTCAGGCGATCAGAGCCGCCCTGATGAATCCCGTAAAGAGCCTACGGTCAGAATAA
- a CDS encoding endonuclease/exonuclease/phosphatase family protein, with amino-acid sequence MSIRNLLYLSLFILASCGVKQYTGQPRNKQELTIMSYNIHHANPPSKAGLIDVDAIAAVINKYKPDVVALQEVDVNTKRSGMNEAVVLAEKTKMNFYFAKAIDHEGGDYGVAILSRYSLSGGTTHKLPTAEGTKGEPRVLATAIIEVNGKKLVLACTHLDAQRNDTNRVLQINAITGILQQETNPVVLAGDLNATPGGAVINTLDQHFTRTCTQNCGFTIPQVNPTKTIDFIAYKPSTNFTVLSHTVIDEQYASDHLPVIVTLKIFRE; translated from the coding sequence ATGTCAATTCGCAACCTGCTTTACCTGTCCTTATTTATACTGGCCTCCTGTGGCGTGAAACAATATACCGGTCAGCCCCGCAACAAACAGGAGCTTACGATCATGAGCTACAATATCCATCATGCCAATCCGCCTTCCAAAGCGGGATTGATTGATGTGGATGCTATTGCTGCTGTGATCAATAAATACAAGCCCGATGTGGTTGCCCTGCAGGAAGTGGATGTCAATACCAAACGCTCCGGTATGAATGAGGCGGTGGTGCTGGCTGAGAAGACAAAGATGAACTTCTATTTTGCCAAAGCCATCGACCATGAAGGCGGTGATTATGGTGTAGCCATTCTCTCCCGTTATTCTTTATCGGGAGGCACTACCCACAAATTGCCAACGGCAGAAGGCACAAAGGGTGAGCCCAGGGTATTGGCGACTGCCATCATTGAGGTGAATGGAAAGAAACTGGTGCTTGCCTGTACCCATCTCGATGCCCAGCGCAATGATACCAACCGCGTATTACAGATCAATGCGATCACCGGCATCCTGCAGCAGGAAACCAACCCGGTTGTCCTCGCCGGCGACCTCAATGCCACCCCGGGCGGCGCTGTGATCAATACACTAGACCAGCATTTCACCCGTACCTGTACACAAAATTGCGGGTTCACCATACCACAGGTCAATCCCACCAAAACCATTGACTTCATCGCTTATAAACCTTCCACCAACTTTACAGTATTATCCCATACTGTTATTGACGAGCAATATGCTTCTGACCATTTACCTGTCATAGTTACACTTAAGATTTTCCGGGAGTAA
- a CDS encoding S41 family peptidase, with amino-acid sequence MKRLSAVCIFFVILCFARPVGAQEAGYDPNRLFPADTLKADLHFLQRKLEHIHPVLYRYTTRQVFNTFLDSISGAIVRPMREQEFLSLVSLLNAKVCDGHTMMLPSEGAMEYNNTQALLLPFSVCFLNEKLYITENCSADSSIQAGNEVLRINGLETQAVMKQLLQRQIRDGHNQTYPLWILNHYFPSYYLFAFGESALLDLELKNSRGETFRRQVAGLRKDSIRQYRRARYQSTAPNAGMQHGITLETITEGKTAVLTIKSFDSSLIRDQYGQDFNRTIDSIFNELQAHPVKELLLDLRDNQGGDFETGRYLLSYLLTRPTRYLIGGAEAKLIKPHTKRFTGSLYVLINGGSFSNTAIVSASLAQAKRALFIGEESGGNQYMICGNPTLITLPHTRLQTYISTTNFRISTAPNEGRGIIPDEPVVISLQELMTGRDITREKALQLIATPKIHQ; translated from the coding sequence ATGAAGCGACTATCGGCTGTCTGTATCTTTTTCGTTATACTTTGCTTTGCCCGGCCAGTAGGGGCGCAAGAGGCGGGCTATGACCCCAATAGACTATTTCCGGCAGATACACTGAAAGCGGATCTGCATTTTCTGCAGAGAAAGCTGGAGCATATCCATCCAGTGCTGTATCGCTATACGACAAGGCAGGTTTTTAATACCTTCCTGGATAGCATTTCCGGGGCCATTGTACGGCCGATGAGGGAACAGGAATTCCTGAGCCTGGTCAGTTTGCTGAATGCGAAGGTATGCGATGGCCATACTATGATGCTGCCGAGTGAAGGAGCCATGGAATACAACAATACACAAGCCTTGCTCCTGCCCTTCTCGGTATGCTTCCTTAACGAGAAGTTGTATATCACTGAAAATTGTTCTGCCGATAGCAGCATACAAGCAGGCAATGAAGTACTGCGTATCAATGGCCTGGAAACGCAGGCTGTGATGAAGCAATTGCTGCAACGACAGATCAGGGACGGGCATAACCAAACCTACCCGCTGTGGATATTGAATCATTACTTTCCCTCCTACTACCTTTTTGCCTTTGGAGAATCGGCGTTGTTGGATCTGGAACTAAAAAACAGCCGTGGCGAAACCTTCCGCAGGCAGGTAGCAGGACTACGGAAAGACAGTATCCGGCAATATCGCCGGGCACGTTATCAATCCACTGCTCCAAATGCGGGCATGCAGCACGGCATTACCCTTGAAACCATTACGGAAGGGAAAACAGCTGTACTTACTATTAAAAGCTTTGATAGCAGCCTGATCAGGGACCAGTACGGGCAGGACTTTAACCGGACCATTGACAGTATATTCAATGAGCTGCAAGCACATCCGGTAAAAGAACTATTACTGGACCTGCGGGATAACCAGGGTGGTGATTTTGAAACCGGCCGTTACCTGCTTAGCTACCTGCTCACCAGGCCCACGCGTTACCTGATTGGCGGCGCTGAAGCGAAACTGATAAAACCCCACACGAAGCGATTTACCGGCTCGCTGTATGTATTGATCAACGGCGGCAGTTTTTCCAATACGGCCATTGTGAGCGCCAGCCTGGCGCAGGCGAAAAGAGCACTTTTCATAGGCGAAGAAAGCGGCGGCAACCAATACATGATCTGCGGCAACCCAACACTCATTACGCTACCGCACACCCGGCTGCAGACTTATATTTCCACTACTAATTTCCGCATCAGCACAGCGCCGAATGAAGGCCGTGGTATTATACCCGACGAACCGGTAGTCATTTCCCTGCAAGAGTTGATGACGGGCAGGGATATCACCCGGGAAAAGGCGCTGCAACTGATAGCTACACCGAAAATCCACCAATAG